The following nucleotide sequence is from Thermodesulfobacteriota bacterium.
TTAACTGCCAGTCTCTCCATATCGTTTCTCTCCTCCTTTATCTTTTATTCCAAGTGTTAGTCGTCGTCATGGCCATGACCCGCGTACGAGCCGTGGCTGTGCGAATGCACTACGCCTCCGTGGCTGTGGCTGTAAGAATGCTCGCGGTCGAACGCGTCGTGCACCGTTGCGGACAAACTCCCGGGTACTAACGGTCCGAACGCCGTAAGCACCATCCCGAACGCCGTAAGCACGAGCGCCGCGCCCCATAAAAGCGCGCGCGCCCGTCCTGCTGCCATCGTTTCCTTGACTGCCCGCCTTTCCATATCGTTTCTTTCCTCCTTTCTCTCTTGCTATAAGCTGTTCGTTGCGGGGGCGTATCCCCCGCAGGCCTCTATTAATAACGCGTTCACGATAGCCACCGCCACCGTGCTACCCCCTTTTTTTCCCCTCGACGTTATATATTCCACGCCCGAGCCAAGGAGCGCTTCCTTCGCCTCCTCGGCGCCGACGAAGCCCACGGGCACGCCCACTATAAGAGCGGGAGACGCCTCGCCGGACTTTATGAGCTTCAATAGCTCCATCAAGGCGGTCGGGGCGTTGCCTATGGCCACGACCCCGCCCTTCATATACTCCGCGCCCTTCCGCATCGAGGCGGCTGTCTTTGTCGAGCCCTCCTCCTTTGCCCTCCTTGCGACGTCCGCGTCCGAAGAGAAGCAGAAGAGTCCGCCGCCGAAGGCCGCGAGCCTTAACCTGTTTATACCCGCCTTGATCATCCTTACGTCGGTTACCACGTTGCCGCCGCCGCGCAGCGCCCCGGTCCCGGCCTTTAACGCTCCGGGACTGAACGAGAGAATATCCTTGAACTCGAAGTCCGCGCTCGTATGGATTACGCGCTTCACTACCGGAAGTTCCTCTTCGGAAAAGGAATTTTCCCCAAGCTCTTCGGTAATGATATTAAAACTCTCCGCTTCTATCGGATGGGGCCGTAGGGGACCGGGGGTTATCGCGGGCGGCGCTGCTGCGGCGCCGTTATTCCCCTCTATCCTTTCGACGGTTATATCGACGAGTTTTTGGTGATAGCCGAGGCTCTGGGTAAGGGTCATCTTGAGGTCGGGATGTTTTCTCTGCGCCTCCTCCATGAGGCGCGGGAGGTCCTTTGTAACGTGCGCGCCCATGTAGAGGAAGAAGGGCATGACGACTATGTCGTTAAAGCCCTCGTCCACCATCTTATCGACACCCTGGAGGAAGTCGGGCTTTTCGATCTGCAGGAAGGCGGGCTCCACCGAGGCGTAGCCGCCCGAGCCGCGTACCGAGAGGGCGACTTCCCGAAGCGTCTCGTTGGCCTCGGCCACCGGGCTGCCGTGGCCGAGCAGCAGCACGGCCCTGCCACTATGCTTTACGCTTCCGGACATTTCTTTCCATTTTCACCACCCCTCCCCATAAAAAAAGACCTCCCATCATACGAAGGGAGGTCATGCGCATTGATTCCCACCCCTCACCTTCTTTACCGTCGAAGAATCGCGTGAGGCGTACCAAGGCAGGTCTCCTGACTTACGGATCGTCCTACTCTCTCAAGCCTTCCCGGCCCCCTTTAGCAACCCCCGGCCAGTGGCGGTTTTTGAGATTTCGTCCCCGTTCACAGTGGCGGGTCCGTTCCCGATTCCCCGGCCTTCTTTGGAAGGCCGGGCCACGGGATTCCCTTTTTGAGCCCCCGCCTTCGGCGGGGGCTACCCAAGTACACTTGTCAAGCTTACCTCAGAGGTAAGGCGGTGTCAAGAGGATGTGCGGTGGTTGCGGCATGAAATCACAAAGGGCAGCGCGGGCCTGGCGTGTCTTCACGCGCAAAGCCCGCATTGCCCTTTTTAAAGCCCCTTGGGGCGGAAAGTTTTATACCGCACCACTATACGGCTTCGGGGGACGTGATCTCCTTTTCCTTGACTATGGCCCTCAGCTTCGAGAGCGCCTTTGTCTCTATCTGCCTTATCCTCTCCCTCGTAACTCCGAAGCGCTTGCCGACCGCTTCGAGGGTCATGGGCTCGCCGTCGAGGCCGAACCTCATGCTAATGACCTCCTTCTCGCTGCACTCGAGGAGATCGAGCCACGCCCTTATCTGGACACCCCTCTGCTCGACGCCTATATACTCGAAGGGCGCGGGGAAGGTCTCGTCCTTCAGCTTGTCGAGGAGGGTCTGGTCGCAGTCCTCGCACGCTACCGCGTCGAGGGAGCACTCCTTTCTAATGACCGTGGAGAGCTTCCTTACATACCGGCCGCTCACGCCCATCTTGCCCGCAAGCTCTTCCTCGGCGGGCTCCCTTTCGAGCGTCCTCTTGAGCTCCCTCCTGGCCTTGCTCATGCGGTTGATGTCGGTGGTTACGTGGATCGGCAGCCTCACCACTTTCCCCTGGTTGATGATGGCCCTCTCCACCGCCTGCCTTATCCAGTAGGTGGCATAGGTGGAGAACTTGCATCCCCGGGTCCCGTCGAAGCGCTCGACGGCCTTTATAAGCCCTATGTTGCCCTCCTCTATGAGGTCCTGCAGCGGAAGGCCCCTGTACATGCGGCGCTTCGCGATACTCACCACCAGACGCAGGTTGGCCTCTATCATCTTCTTCCTGGCCTCCTGGTCTCCCCCGGCTATCTTCCCGGCGAGATCCCTCTCCTCGGCGGC
It contains:
- a CDS encoding precorrin-8X methylmutase; this encodes MSGSVKHSGRAVLLLGHGSPVAEANETLREVALSVRGSGGYASVEPAFLQIEKPDFLQGVDKMVDEGFNDIVVMPFFLYMGAHVTKDLPRLMEEAQRKHPDLKMTLTQSLGYHQKLVDITVERIEGNNGAAAAPPAITPGPLRPHPIEAESFNIITEELGENSFSEEELPVVKRVIHTSADFEFKDILSFSPGALKAGTGALRGGGNVVTDVRMIKAGINRLRLAAFGGGLFCFSSDADVARRAKEEGSTKTAASMRKGAEYMKGGVVAIGNAPTALMELLKLIKSGEASPALIVGVPVGFVGAEEAKEALLGSGVEYITSRGKKGGSTVAVAIVNALLIEACGGYAPATNSL
- a CDS encoding RNA polymerase sigma factor RpoD/SigA, yielding MNSAEAALNGIYTESDNTGVKEEARHENDTTSSSIKAYFKGIRKFPVLSAAEERDLAGKIAGGDQEARKKMIEANLRLVVSIAKRRMYRGLPLQDLIEEGNIGLIKAVERFDGTRGCKFSTYATYWIRQAVERAIINQGKVVRLPIHVTTDINRMSKARRELKRTLEREPAEEELAGKMGVSGRYVRKLSTVIRKECSLDAVACEDCDQTLLDKLKDETFPAPFEYIGVEQRGVQIRAWLDLLECSEKEVISMRFGLDGEPMTLEAVGKRFGVTRERIRQIETKALSKLRAIVKEKEITSPEAV